Proteins from a genomic interval of Methanoplanus endosymbiosus:
- a CDS encoding metal ABC transporter solute-binding protein, Zn/Mn family, whose translation MKPEYKIIIPALILTVLIITAGCTENPKKTKPEGENSGMEDNSILLFVTIPPQKEMAEAVGGDYVTVKTLVPPGADPHSYEPSPGTLQEMSVADACAIVGSGLETEKNWLDKITGLNPDLKIINCSSGVKFIRSDEDADNKEGYTDPHIWLSVSNGKIMTENIKEGLIEIKPELRAEFESQTQDYLSRLDTLNSEIADKLKERRGEYILVYHPAWRYFAEEYGLNTIAIEKDGKEPTPAGIKSVIDQAEEYNINTVLISPQFNRKSAEVIAEETGSRVMTVDPLKEDYIENLRNTAEVFSEA comes from the coding sequence TTGAAACCAGAATATAAAATAATTATACCGGCACTAATCCTCACAGTGCTCATAATCACCGCAGGATGCACAGAAAACCCAAAGAAAACAAAACCGGAAGGTGAAAATTCCGGCATGGAAGATAACAGCATACTACTCTTTGTAACCATACCACCACAAAAAGAGATGGCAGAGGCCGTCGGCGGAGATTACGTAACAGTAAAAACACTTGTTCCGCCCGGTGCAGACCCGCATTCATACGAACCCTCCCCCGGAACACTTCAGGAGATGTCAGTTGCGGATGCCTGTGCAATCGTTGGATCAGGCCTTGAAACTGAGAAAAACTGGCTTGACAAGATAACCGGACTTAACCCGGACCTAAAGATAATCAACTGTTCTTCCGGAGTGAAATTCATAAGATCAGATGAAGACGCTGACAATAAAGAAGGCTATACAGACCCACACATCTGGCTCTCGGTCTCAAACGGAAAAATAATGACAGAAAACATAAAAGAGGGCCTCATTGAGATAAAACCGGAACTCAGAGCAGAATTTGAGTCACAGACTCAGGATTACCTCAGCCGCCTTGACACCTTAAACTCTGAAATAGCAGATAAACTGAAAGAGAGAAGGGGCGAATACATACTCGTCTATCATCCTGCATGGAGATATTTTGCAGAAGAATACGGCCTTAACACCATAGCAATTGAAAAAGACGGAAAAGAGCCGACACCGGCCGGAATAAAATCAGTGATAGACCAGGCAGAAGAATACAACATAAATACAGTTCTCATATCACCACAGTTTAACAGAAAAAGTGCCGAAGTCATCGCAGAAGAGACAGGCAGCAGGGTTATGACAGTGGACCCGTTAAAGGAAGACTACATTGAAAACCTGAGAAATACAGCCGAAGTATTTTCAGAGGCATAA
- the hflX gene encoding GTPase HflX — MKRIIVAQRNDPNADTAANSRKLAELKELAHAAGYMVVGTFVQSKKPDRNYQIGRGKVDELAEFVESLDAEKVIFNNQLSVTQIYNISETCKCEVMDRLQLILEIFAARATTKRAKLQVEIAKLRYELPKVKSIVSMQKKDEKQGFMGLGSYENSHEQDIRKRITRIRAELQQGSGSESQRIFRHERGFSLVALAGYTNAGKSTLFQSLVKEETIVKDMLFTTLSPTTRSLTVNSRKMLLTDTVGFIEDLPHWMVDAFRSTLDEIFLADVILLVVDISDPMDIIRQKLAVSHDIFRERTEGAVIVTALNKADLLPDEELQEKVEVISSLTPAPVMISAKSGEGLNELKQRLYEKLPEWEHCKISIPVSEESISMVSWLYDESVVHTIEYGDSILMEIEARDEIIQKIKPFAVFSE, encoded by the coding sequence ATGAAAAGAATTATTGTTGCCCAGCGAAATGATCCAAATGCTGACACCGCTGCAAATTCCCGGAAACTGGCAGAGCTTAAGGAATTAGCACATGCTGCCGGCTATATGGTCGTGGGCACATTTGTGCAGTCAAAAAAGCCTGACAGGAATTACCAGATAGGCCGTGGTAAGGTGGATGAACTTGCGGAGTTTGTGGAATCTTTAGATGCTGAAAAAGTAATTTTTAACAACCAGCTGTCAGTGACGCAGATCTATAACATATCTGAGACATGCAAATGCGAAGTAATGGACAGATTACAGCTCATCCTGGAGATATTTGCTGCAAGAGCCACTACAAAGCGTGCAAAACTACAGGTAGAGATTGCAAAACTGCGATATGAGCTTCCTAAAGTAAAGTCTATCGTTTCCATGCAGAAGAAGGATGAAAAACAGGGATTTATGGGTCTTGGAAGTTACGAAAATTCCCATGAGCAGGACATCAGGAAAAGGATCACAAGGATCAGGGCCGAACTTCAGCAGGGAAGCGGGAGCGAGTCACAACGCATTTTCAGGCATGAAAGGGGATTTTCCCTTGTAGCTCTGGCAGGTTATACGAATGCGGGGAAAAGCACTCTTTTCCAGTCACTTGTAAAGGAAGAGACAATAGTTAAGGACATGCTCTTTACGACACTATCTCCTACAACACGTTCTCTCACAGTAAACAGCAGAAAAATGCTGCTGACAGATACTGTGGGATTTATCGAGGACCTCCCGCACTGGATGGTGGATGCTTTCAGGTCAACACTTGACGAAATATTCCTGGCTGATGTCATTCTTCTTGTGGTGGATATAAGTGATCCAATGGATATTATAAGACAAAAACTTGCTGTCAGCCATGATATCTTCAGGGAAAGAACAGAGGGTGCTGTAATAGTTACTGCTCTTAACAAGGCCGATCTTCTCCCTGATGAAGAACTGCAGGAAAAAGTGGAAGTTATCAGTTCCCTTACTCCTGCCCCGGTCATGATATCTGCAAAATCAGGAGAAGGTCTTAACGAACTTAAACAGCGATTATATGAGAAACTTCCGGAATGGGAACACTGCAAAATATCCATCCCGGTTTCCGAAGAGAGTATATCCATGGTGTCATGGCTTTATGATGAAAGCGTTGTGCACACAATCGAGTATGGCGACTCCATTCTCATGGAAATAGAAGCAAGAGATGAGATAATTCAGAAAATAAAGCCTTTCGCCGTGTTTTCTGAATGA
- a CDS encoding ATP-binding protein, which yields MPKCLDLLVSFNPWWRGEMLKTGIIREKYFQKIRKYLDTGEILVLNGVRRSGKTTILFQTVDELVLKRGVSPEKILFVNCDDPLLSEFENPLETVIDTYRKDVYAGDDVWLILDEVQSIDGWERWIKSYYDRKLFKIIISGSSSYLMDSGLSALLSGRYLPVSVYPLDFSEYLMFKGFDYSKDPVALAGDKYKIINHLSDYLKSGGFPQVVLQDDEEIRNDYLRVYYDSIVYRDIVRIQNVRNQKALSLLLVYFFSNFTSVYSYRNLSDVLQVDGGTIREYIHFAEMAKILFEVRYFSYSLKTQERNQKKIYCIDNGLRNSVSFAFSKDVGRLAENLVFVELMRRGFSPYYWKKTGTGKEADFVIKKRDGSLQAINVTYTDDIKERETAGLIEFSGEFSEKCQIGKSSGFTGAVDLLLLTKDTEGELDGGIRMVPLWKWLLSPDSSGSV from the coding sequence ATGCCTAAATGTCTTGATCTTCTGGTTTCATTTAATCCCTGGTGGAGAGGGGAGATGCTCAAAACCGGAATTATACGTGAAAAATATTTCCAAAAGATCAGAAAATACCTTGATACTGGCGAAATTCTCGTTTTAAACGGAGTGCGTCGTTCGGGGAAGACGACTATTCTCTTTCAGACTGTTGACGAACTGGTCTTAAAACGCGGAGTTTCACCTGAGAAAATTCTCTTTGTAAACTGTGATGATCCTCTTCTTTCAGAATTTGAAAATCCACTTGAAACTGTGATTGATACTTACAGGAAGGATGTGTATGCCGGGGATGATGTCTGGCTGATTCTTGATGAGGTACAGAGTATTGATGGGTGGGAGAGGTGGATTAAGTCTTATTATGACCGGAAGCTGTTTAAGATAATTATCTCAGGTTCTTCTTCATATCTTATGGATTCAGGACTGTCTGCTCTGCTGAGCGGGAGGTATCTGCCGGTTTCTGTGTATCCTCTTGATTTTTCAGAATATCTGATGTTTAAAGGGTTTGATTATTCCAAAGATCCTGTGGCTCTTGCGGGAGATAAGTATAAGATAATAAACCATCTGTCTGATTATCTTAAATCCGGAGGTTTTCCTCAGGTTGTTTTGCAGGATGATGAAGAGATAAGAAATGATTATCTGAGGGTGTATTATGACAGTATTGTTTACCGGGATATTGTCCGGATTCAGAATGTCAGGAATCAGAAGGCCTTAAGTTTGCTTCTGGTCTATTTTTTCTCTAATTTTACATCCGTTTATTCGTACAGGAATCTGTCGGATGTTCTGCAGGTCGATGGCGGGACTATACGTGAATACATACATTTTGCTGAGATGGCAAAGATACTCTTTGAGGTCCGTTATTTCAGCTATTCGTTGAAGACGCAGGAGAGGAACCAGAAGAAGATCTATTGCATAGACAATGGTCTTAGAAATTCCGTATCTTTTGCTTTTTCAAAGGATGTTGGCAGGCTTGCTGAGAACCTTGTATTTGTTGAGCTTATGAGGCGTGGTTTTTCTCCATACTACTGGAAGAAAACGGGAACAGGAAAAGAGGCTGATTTTGTCATAAAAAAGAGGGACGGTAGCCTTCAGGCGATTAATGTTACCTATACTGATGATATTAAAGAACGGGAGACTGCCGGACTTATTGAATTTTCAGGGGAGTTCTCAGAGAAATGTCAGATTGGTAAGAGTTCCGGTTTTACTGGTGCTGTAGATCTGCTGCTTCTCACAAAGGATACTGAAGGTGAGTTGGATGGTGGTATCCGGATGGTTCCGCTATGGAAGTGGCTGCTCAGTCCGGACTCCTCCGGGTCTGTCTGA
- a CDS encoding DUF2202 domain-containing protein, whose protein sequence is MRITGFLAALLIVAACMVMVSGCLDNSPGTGQGLNKQDGSGGGQRMNSQNDSGGGFDGGQHIQNGSGYAGGQGGFNDSEYVTAFNPSGFKQSTDAYPVGNLTEAEAADILFMAEEEKLARDAYLYYYDKWGQPVFSNIASAEETHMDSMVVLIERYSLVNPVEGEVRGVFENPELQALYDGLVTSGSVSETDALKNGALIEEIDIIDLDDAIAGTDKQDIILIYENLRRGSENHLRSFVSNLERNGISYLPQELSEDEYDLIMQGDIDRGQRTL, encoded by the coding sequence ATGCGTATAACAGGATTTCTGGCGGCTCTTCTGATTGTGGCTGCCTGTATGGTTATGGTTTCGGGCTGTCTTGATAACAGTCCGGGAACCGGTCAGGGTCTGAATAAACAGGACGGAAGCGGTGGCGGGCAGAGGATGAACAGCCAGAATGATTCTGGCGGAGGATTTGACGGCGGTCAGCATATTCAGAATGGTTCGGGATATGCCGGTGGTCAGGGTGGATTTAATGATTCTGAATATGTGACAGCTTTTAATCCGTCAGGTTTTAAACAGAGTACTGATGCTTATCCCGTTGGAAATCTGACTGAGGCTGAAGCTGCTGATATTCTCTTTATGGCTGAAGAGGAGAAGCTTGCACGTGACGCCTATCTGTATTATTATGATAAATGGGGTCAGCCGGTCTTTTCAAATATTGCCTCGGCAGAAGAGACTCATATGGACAGTATGGTTGTTCTTATTGAGAGGTATAGTCTTGTAAATCCTGTTGAGGGTGAGGTGAGGGGAGTGTTTGAAAACCCTGAACTTCAGGCACTCTATGATGGTCTGGTAACGTCCGGCTCGGTATCTGAGACTGATGCTTTAAAGAACGGTGCTCTTATTGAGGAGATTGACATCATTGATCTCGATGATGCGATTGCCGGGACAGATAAGCAGGATATTATTCTTATCTATGAGAACCTGAGACGTGGTTCAGAAAATCATCTTCGGTCTTTTGTCAGCAATCTTGAGAGGAATGGTATCTCTTATTTACCGCAGGAACTATCAGAGGATGAATATGATCTGATTATGCAGGGGGATATTGACAGAGGGCAGAGGACTCTGTAG
- a CDS encoding phospholipase B family protein: MSKYSGFMVRVCIVPFILAVLFLFAIQAGAAFAADDSAAEKSPDGMGYRFEKDGWTYLHIEGSPYERGYQHGYLMAPEILEIMESIRYLTYYNTGMDFDFFAENSVRMYVPNIDEEYILEMQGIADGADAAGADVTFQDILGWNSYKETVGYWWPIVKSGYYSEMDYDMEACSAFAATGNYTEDGGAVVAHTTWTPYERARFFHIIADVKPDSGHRILMQSAPGLIDSSTDFLITDAGLMITETTISGFNKYEENRTPSFMRLRKASQYADDPDSFVTIMNTNRSGGFANTWLVGDANTGEIMRFEQGLKFFNVSKTKDGCFVGANSVEDARIRNFECSGLDPTDVRGSVASRMVRLPQLMEEYKGRINPENAKAVLSDHYDVWLCEEIPSSRTVEGHYELDPNPVYNRQPYKPSGSYDGKTVNSAMALNMSFNARWGAPSGIAFDAKSYLEEHPQFGYLDGYLDSFPTRSWNVFEAGEMV; this comes from the coding sequence ATGAGTAAATATTCCGGTTTTATGGTCAGGGTATGTATTGTGCCTTTTATTCTGGCAGTTTTGTTTCTCTTTGCCATTCAGGCGGGTGCCGCTTTTGCAGCTGATGATTCGGCTGCTGAAAAATCCCCGGATGGTATGGGATACAGGTTTGAGAAGGACGGGTGGACATATCTTCACATTGAGGGCTCACCGTATGAGAGGGGTTATCAGCACGGGTACCTGATGGCACCCGAAATTTTGGAGATTATGGAGAGCATCAGGTATCTGACGTATTATAATACGGGGATGGATTTTGATTTCTTTGCGGAGAATTCCGTCCGGATGTATGTGCCAAATATTGATGAGGAGTATATTCTTGAGATGCAGGGTATTGCCGATGGTGCAGATGCTGCCGGTGCCGATGTTACATTTCAGGACATATTAGGCTGGAACTCCTACAAGGAGACTGTGGGGTACTGGTGGCCGATTGTCAAATCCGGATATTACAGTGAGATGGATTATGATATGGAGGCGTGCAGTGCCTTTGCTGCCACTGGGAATTATACGGAAGACGGCGGTGCGGTTGTGGCGCATACCACCTGGACACCGTATGAGCGTGCAAGGTTTTTCCATATCATCGCTGATGTGAAGCCTGATTCAGGCCACCGCATTCTTATGCAGAGTGCTCCGGGCCTGATTGACAGTTCGACTGATTTTCTGATTACTGATGCCGGGCTTATGATTACAGAGACTACGATCTCCGGTTTTAACAAATATGAGGAGAACAGGACACCTTCGTTTATGAGGCTAAGGAAGGCTTCGCAGTATGCTGATGACCCTGATTCTTTTGTCACTATTATGAATACCAACCGGAGCGGCGGGTTTGCAAATACCTGGCTTGTCGGTGATGCGAATACCGGTGAGATTATGAGGTTTGAGCAGGGTCTGAAGTTCTTTAATGTCTCAAAGACGAAGGATGGCTGTTTTGTCGGGGCAAATTCCGTAGAGGATGCAAGGATCAGGAATTTTGAGTGTTCAGGTCTTGATCCTACAGATGTAAGGGGCAGTGTTGCTTCAAGGATGGTGCGGCTGCCTCAGCTTATGGAGGAGTATAAGGGCAGGATAAACCCGGAGAATGCGAAGGCTGTTTTATCTGATCATTATGATGTCTGGCTTTGTGAGGAAATTCCGTCATCACGAACGGTTGAGGGCCACTATGAGCTTGACCCAAATCCGGTTTACAACCGGCAGCCCTATAAGCCGTCCGGTTCGTATGACGGCAAGACTGTAAATTCAGCTATGGCTCTGAATATGAGTTTCAATGCACGGTGGGGTGCCCCGTCCGGAATTGCATTTGATGCTAAGAGTTATTTGGAAGAGCATCCCCAGTTTGGATATCTTGACGGTTATCTCGATTCATTCCCGACACGATCATGGAATGTTTTTGAGGCCGGAGAGATGGTCTGA